Proteins encoded within one genomic window of Bombus huntii isolate Logan2020A unplaced genomic scaffold, iyBomHunt1.1 ctg00000074.1, whole genome shotgun sequence:
- the LOC126876412 gene encoding katanin p60 ATPase-containing subunit A-like 2 isoform X7: MYIDVSDVLFREARLSPEHRVCDNIDLEIIVAEYENYYKMKFQKYPILCKKITGREMTREVTNASKTVCRSIETKAKSVSKQARSEPVKETNLQQKITDDNTNHINLAMTVTSIFPNENDGRSSEELFNVPMEQSMQSKILKCVEKLYSDNPELRKIAEDISCEIIVNKLNVHWDDVIGLEECKTAVKEAVVYPLKYPIFFDGPFSPWKGILLYGPPGTGKTKLAKAVATECHCTFFNITASSLVSKWRGDSEKYIRVLFELAYSHSPTIIFIDEIGWIATNKGDCILSEPAKRFRSELLSRLDGLVSNENSNVVLLATTNSPWGIDAALLRRLEKQIYVSLPNEVARLGIFKLYLSNHLLENTDIVNHIVKCTERYSCADIKLLCKQAWLLEISPIWRRLEKKETPVTTLKYELKSYEILAKLLKKMSPTVMQIDKYDTWNK, translated from the exons atgtatatagacGTTAGCGATGTATTATTCCGGGAAGCTCGTCTATCTCCCGAACATCGGGTTTGCGACAACatcgatttggaaattatcgttgcagagtatgaaaattattacaagatgaaatttcaaaaatatcccatattgtgtaagaaaataactggaagggaaatgacgagggaagtgacaaatgcaagcaaaac TGTTTGTAGAAGTATTGAGACAAAAGCCAAATCTGTTAGTAAACAAGCGAGAAGTGAGCCTGTGAAAGAGACGAATCTACAGCAGAAGATAACTGATGACAATACGAATCATATTAATCTCGCAATGACAGTGACGTCAATATTCCCCAATGAGAATGATGGACGTTCATCAGAAGAGCTATTTAACGTCCCAATGGAACAATCCATGCaatcgaagatattgaaatgcGTTGAAAAGCTTTATTCAGATAATCCGGAATTACGAAAGATTGCTGAGGACATCTCATGC GAGATCatagtaaacaaattaaatgtacattgggatgacgttataggccTAGAGGAATGTAAAACCGCTGTTAAGGAGGCCGTTGTGTATCCCCTTAAGTATCCTATCTTTTTTGATGGCCCGTTTTCCCCCTGGAAAGGTATTTTGCTGTACGGCCCACCTGGTACAG ggaaaacgaagttagcgaaggcagtcgcgacagaatgccattgcaccttttttaacataactgCCAGCTCATTGGTCAGCAAATGGAGAGGCGATTCCGAgaagtatatacgt gttttatttgaacttgcctatagtcattcgcctacaattatttttatcgacgagattgGCTGGATCGCCACAAATAAAGGAGACTGTATATTGTCTGAACCTGCAAAGAGATTCAGATCAGAACTTCTTTCTAGATTGGATGGATTAGTGTCTAATGAGAATTCTAATGTAGTTCTTCTGGCTACAACTAATTCCCCTTG gggcattgatgcagctttactcaggcgtctcgaaaagcaaatatacgtatcattacccaatgaagttgctcgacttggtatattcaaattataccttagcaaccacttattagaaaatacagatattgtaaaccacatagtaaaatgtactgaaagatattcttgtgcagatataaaattgctttgtaagcaagcgtggctactagaaataagcccgatatggaggagacttgaaaagaaagaaacacctgttaccactttgaaatatgaattaaaaagttatgaaatattagcaaaattgttaaaaaaaatgtcacctacagttatgcaaatagataaatatgatacgtggaacaaataa